DNA sequence from the Phycisphaerae bacterium genome:
TTCGCTTGCCAGCGGATTCATTCATGTCGTGCTTGACTACGGCGATTGGCTTCTTGAGCCAGCAAGCAACCTCGTCGTTGTTACGGTTTATCGGCCTGACCCCGACGAATGGATTGACGAACGAACCCGCAAAACCTAGAATTGGCTTGTCATGTCCAAGAAATGTCATCAATGCGGACAGCCCATGACATACGGTCCCGCTAACGTGGACGAGGTTGTTCGCGGCATCCATGTGCGCATGCAAAACGTCCCCGCATGGACTTGCCCGAGCTGCGGAGCACAGCAGGTCTCTTCGCCCGTCGCCCGCTACCTCTCCGAATACCTCCGGCGACTCTTGACCGACCTTCCTCCCAAGCCTGACGAACTGGCCCACCCACTCGAAGCCACCGAAGTCGTCTTCGCCGCGAAGTAGGGCCACACTTCCCTTACAATCCCCCCATGCCCCTTGGCGACACCGACGACGACGTCCTCCGCGCCGACGACACCGCGCCCGCAGGCGAAGACCTCCTCGCCGAGTTTCAACTTGACGGCCTCCCCGCGCCATCGTCCGCTCCTCCCACATCCCACCTCCCACATCCGACATCCGACATCGACGAAGATCCCATCCAGCGCCTCGACACCCCCGACGAAGGCGAACCCCGCCGCGCCGTCATCCACATCCGCCGCAAGCTCCCCGGTCGCCGCCTCGACAAGTACCTCATGGCCCGCTTCCCCCGCGTCTCGCGCACGACCCTCCAGCGCCTCATCAAGCAGGGCGACATCGTCGTCAACAGCCTGCCCACGAAAAAAAGCTACGAAGTCGAATTCGGCGACATCATCGAGATCACCTTCCCCCCGCCGCCCATCTACGACGTCGCCCCGGAAGACATCCCCCTCGACATCATCTACGAAGACGACTACGTCCTCGCCCTCAACAAGCCCGCCGGCATCATCGTCCACCCCGCCACCCGCACCCAGGGCGGCACCATCGCCAACGCCCTCGCCTTCTACTGCCAGACCCTCGCCAAAACCGACGACCCCTTCCGCCCCGGCATCGTCCACCGCCTCGACAAGAACACCACCGGCAT
Encoded proteins:
- a CDS encoding YgiT-type zinc finger protein, which encodes MSKKCHQCGQPMTYGPANVDEVVRGIHVRMQNVPAWTCPSCGAQQVSSPVARYLSEYLRRLLTDLPPKPDELAHPLEATEVVFAAK
- a CDS encoding RluA family pseudouridine synthase; this encodes MPLGDTDDDVLRADDTAPAGEDLLAEFQLDGLPAPSSAPPTSHLPHPTSDIDEDPIQRLDTPDEGEPRRAVIHIRRKLPGRRLDKYLMARFPRVSRTTLQRLIKQGDIVVNSLPTKKSYEVEFGDIIEITFPPPPIYDVAPEDIPLDIIYEDDYVLALNKPAGIIVHPATRTQGGTIANALAFYCQTLAKTDDPFRPGIVHRLDKNTTGIMIIAKTDEAHWRLSKQFEDRTTQKIYIAIVHGEPEFDEDVIDVPIGQHPVVHDRYVATGFAERLGGKFEKKLSKSAITRYRVIKRIRGYSLVELHPKTGRTHQLRIHMSHIRHPIVGDPFYGGRHVSVRQVTGRTTDDDTPRWTRQLLHAWRLTVTHPIKQTPLSLEAPLATDMKQFLELLGTSL